A region of the Wenzhouxiangella sp. XN24 genome:
TCGAAGGGGACGACCTGCGCAACCAGGATCCGAAGTTCGCGGCGCCCCGCTTCGAACATTACCTTGCCGCTGCGGCGGACCTGGAGTCCCTGGCAAAGCAGAAGTACGACCGTTCGCTACTCGCGTTCAGCCTGCGCTGGATACTGGAGCAGGGCGTCGCGATCGCGATCTGGGGCGGACGCAAGCCGTCACAGATGGAGCCCATCGACGAAATTCTCGGCTGGTCGATGGATCTCGCCACATTGTCTGCGGTGGACAGCATTCTCGCGGAGCATATCGAGCAATCCGTGGGTCCGGAGTTCATGGCGCCGCCTACGGGGATGGAGCCGGCCGAGTGAATCGCATCCAGCCCGCGGGCGCTCCCCGTGTCCGGTCATCGGATCGGTATCATGCCGCCGTCTGCTGGGCGGCAAATACCAGCCATAGCACCACGGCGTAGCGCGTTCCCTTGCCGATCGCCACGAGCACGAGAAAGAGCCAGAAGCGCACGCGCATCAGACCGGCGACGAAGGTGAGTGCATCGCCGCCGATCGGCGCCCAGGCCATGAGCAACGACCAGACCCCGTAGCGCTGGAACCATTGCTGGGCGCGTGCGAGTTTCGTCTCCCGGAAAGGGAACCAGCGGCGGTCCTTGTAGCGCAGGAAGAATCGAGCCAGCGCCCAGTTCACGGCTGAGCCCAGGGTGTTCCCGGTGCTCGCCCACAACCAGAGCGCCAGCGGATCGTAACCTTGTATGAGCAGCCCGCCGAACAATATCTCGGAGTACGCCGGCAGCAGGGTTGCGGCGAAGAAGGACGTCAAGAACAGCCCGACATAGACGCTCAACCGGGTTTCACCCCGGAGCGGTAGTCCCGCGCTGCGGCCACCAGGGTGCGGAAGAGCCGGCGCTGGCGGGACAGGTAGATCAGGAACTCGGGATGCCACTGCACGCCCATGAGAAACCGACGTTCAGGATTTTCCACGGCCTGCACGATCTCGTCGATATCACGGCCGCAGACCCGGAGACCCTCTCCGACGCGGTCGATACTCTGGTTGTGCAGGCTATTGATTTTCAGTTCCGCGCGCCCGAGGATGCCGGCGAGTTTCGTGCCGTCCTCGACACACAGCGTTTTCAGCGGCAACAACGTGCGCCGCTTGGAGGTCTTGTGACGACGCCGATGCAGGTCCTGGAACAGCGTGCCCCCGAGGCGCACGTTGAGAAGCTGTGCGCCCCGGCAGATGCCGAGCAGCGGCGTGCCGTCGGACAAGGCACAGTCGATGATCTCGGACTCGAACGCGTCGCGCTCCGAATCGTAACGGCCCTCGACTTCGGCTTCCGCCTTGTACAGTACGGGCTCGACGTCGTGGCCCCCGGTCACGATCACTCCGTCGAGCGTTCGGGTGCTCAGCTTGTCTCCGGGCCGCAGATGCAACGCCCGGCCACCCGCCATGAGTAACGCGAGATGGACGCAGACCCTTGGGCCCCAGGCACCGCGGCGCGGGCCGGTGACGCCGATTACCGGCCGGCCTTCTCGCCGAGCCATGACTCGACCTCCCGAGCCCAATTCTCGAACAGGTGGCGCATCGGCTTGTCCAGCCAGCGGGCGTAGGCCCGGCAGATGCGCTCGAGCCGGTCGCGATCGGTCGCAAGCCTCTCGACCTTCAGCCAGTCGCCCCACGGGATATGGATGCCCCAGCCCGGCTCATCGATCTCGCAGTTCGGCAGCCGGTAATGCAAGGTGGGCCGCGGCTTCACCCGCGGGTCTTCCACGACCGCGCGCACGCGAGCCTCGTCCAGGTGCAGGAACAAGGGCAACATGTCGAGCGCACGGTTTCGGGTCGGATTATCCGCCAGGTAATCGTCGATCAGTCGATCCTGGGGCGGCCAGTACTCCGGATCGATCGTCTTGCGCACATAGGCTGCGGGGAACGGAGCCGTAAATCGGGTCAGTTTGCGCGTGAAATCCGGGGCGGAGCGTTTCTCCAGCCATTCGTAGAGACAGAAGAACGCCTTCAGGTAGGAAGCGATGGTGCGCGCATCGAGTGACGGCAGCTCCGGATTGAGTTGCAGCCCGAACGCGTAGGAGATCCCGGCCCCGGTCCCGCGGGCCCCGGCGTCCCGCAGGCGCACGATCAGCGACTGCAAATCGGCGAGGCGGCGCATCGGCAGCGGTGGGCTGATGACCTCGACGGGTACGATGGTCTCCGCGCCGGCCCGCACCAGACGCTCCGCGGTCTCGTCTACGAAGGCGGCAAGATCGGTGTCCGGCGCTTCCTCGCGGCCTTTGCGCTTGAGGTATTCCCAGTCCAGTTCGACGCGCCACTCGCCGGCCTCGTCGCCATGCACGATGTGCTCATAGGGGCTCTTTTTTTCACATCGACCGCCCACCTGGTCGGCGACGATAGCGCTGACGTCCGAGACCCCGGGACCGATCATCTCGAGTTCGACGCCGACCCGCCGGGCTTCGCCGGTCGCGGTTTCCCTCGCCGGGGGTAATGGCGGCTCCCAGTCGCGGAAAGGGTGCCTGTTTTCGTCGTCTTCCATGCTGATTCACACTAGCACATGACGGCCGGCGACTTGCGTGGAACGCAGCGGTGCAGGCGGACCCGATGCGCAGTGGAGGAGGCTACTACCTGGCAGGATCGCCGATGAGATCGAGGAATCGATCCAGGTAGGCGCGCTCATTCTCTGCCAGGTAATGCAGGTTGCGGCCCCGGTCCACGATTTCCCAGAAATGCGGTGGGGCCTGGCGCAACAGCTCATCATGCATCTGGACTCTGAACTCCTCGGACATGTCGGACATGTCGTCGGCGATCAACTGCGCCTTCATCTGCTCGCCCTTCGAAAGGTAATACACGGCCAGGCGCGTCTGCGCCTTGCGTACCCCTCGCAGGCCTCGATAGTGCCGATGCGTCTGGCTGGCGTCCTCGGCATCCAGGGCCAGCAGTTCCCGCAGCATGGGCTCGTCGCAGCCCAGTTGCTCTCGATGAGCGAACTGGCAGAGGCTGGCCAGGTCGTAAGCGACGATCTCCGTGATCGAGCTCAGTTCGTCTTCGAACGCAAGAAAGCCGTAGCTCTTCATGAAGCGCACGCCCTCGCAGGCTTCCTCGCAGAGATCCTGTCGCAAGAGCTCCTCGATGAGCATCCGGTACTGAAGCAACACGGAATTGGTTGTCCCTTCGACCCGCATGTCGATCGCCACGCGGAGATAGGAGTTGAAGAAACGGAACACCATCCGGATCAGGTCCGTCCGCCGCGCCGCGGCAGCCGCCTCGCCGAGGTAGCGGGTATCGATGGCGACCTGGGAGTCGATGTCGCTCATCGATTCCAGTGCCTCGCTGTAGACGCGCAGGAATTCGTGGAGGATCTTCCATTCGACCCAGAGGTGCCGCGTCTCGAGCTCCTGCTGCAGCTCCGTATCCATCCCCACGAAATCCGGATGGAAACGCAACTCGTCACCGAGCCGGTACCAGGGCCGTTCGTCGGGCGGCTTCATCGCGACGTATTCGACGACGAACTCGCAGAGCGAGTCGATGGCCTGGCCGGCGATGATCTTGTCCCGGCCCTCGATGGAATTGTTCGCAATATCGGTGATTTCCTCGATCTTCTCCAGCACGCGGCCCTGCAGGCGATCCACATTGTCGGGCGGCTGTACGTCGAACCCGCGCACGGTCAGGCGGACCGCATGGCCCCGCAGCCGGTCGATGATGTTGCCCGGCTCAAGGAACCAGAAGGTATATGCGAAATAGGGCAGCATCGCGGCGAGCCCCAGACTGGTCAGAACCATGACCAGCAGGAGAAGGCTCCGGGGCACGAAGTCGGGCCGCAGCGTGACGCTCAGCCAGACTGCGCAGAGGCTGGCGATGATGTAGAAGCTGATGACAATGATGTGCACCGGCTCGCGCAGGAACATCATCGCGACGCTCGTGTAGCGCTCCGAAGAGAGCTGCACGATGATCGCGACCACGGTCAGTACGATGCCGAGGACCGCGACGATCGTCATGCCCAAAGCCGGCAGGGCGTCGGTGATGAGCATGGGGTCGAAAGACAGGTAGTGCTCCAGCATCCCGCCCGCACTGCGCAGGCCGGCGCCGAACAGCAGCGAGTCCAGCACGTAGAAGGCGGTGCAGAAAAACACGGCGACCAGGATCACGATCACCATGGGCGAAACCCAGGCGAGGACGACCGGCGGCGCGATCCTCCGCTTTGCCCGTGTCGCGGTTATCCGGCCGATGCGCCGTGGGCTATTGTCTGCGCCGCTGCGCCCGTTTCTCCCTGATTCATCCTGCATGCCCGACCTCCTGTCATGCGCCAGATAGCTGGAGGCAACGCCAGCCACCACGGCCGAATCGATTGCCGTCCAGGCAAAGGGGCTCTACCTCGCCCGTAAGGACCTGGGCGGCAAAGGCGTCTTATGACCCGATAGTAGATTGATTTTGCCCCCATGGAAAACTGCTTGTCATTCGTAGAGTTGGCGTGACATATCGATGCGGCTGACCGGGACGCATCTGCGGCCCCGGCGTCCCGAAGGATGACTCTGTGCTGTCTAGAAACGGACGCGCGAGAAGATGATGGACCGGATCGAGGACATCCTCAAGGACGAGGAGGGGCATGCGGACGATCTCGTGGGGATGCTGGAGACGGATGTAGGTTAGCGGCCCGGCCCAAGAGGCCTTTCGCCATCAGGCGGCGGAAAGTGGCCATCCAGCTCGGCGCCAGGTCGGCGAACTCAGGCGCACAAGCCCCATGCTAGACTCGCGGCAAACCCCCTGCGAGCGTGGCGGATAATGACTCTGCTGGCCGAACTGAAGCGGCGCAACGTCATTCGAGTGGCGATTCTCTACGTCGTGACGGCGTGGCTCCTGTTGCAGGCCGCCGACGTGGGCATGTCCGCTTTGGGCCTGCCGGAGTGGACCGGGCGTATGGTCCTCCTGCTGCTGGGGCTCGGCTTCCCGGTGGCGCTGGTGTTTTCGTGGATCTACGAGTTGACGCCGGAAGGGCTCCGTCGGGATTCGGAGATCGATGCTCCGGGAGCCCTGAGCGGGCGGACCGGGCACAAGCTGAATGTCGCCATCGTCGTCCTGCTCTTGATCGCCATCGGCCTCGGATTGGCGGACCGGCTGGCGTCGCCTGGGACCGGGTCGGCAGAGGGACTCGATGGGGACGTCGACACGCCTGCGGACACGGCGGCCGGAACAGTCGCCCGTACATACGTTTCAACGGTTGTGGATGCGCCTGTTCGAAGCCAGGCATCGGATTCGAGTATCGCGGTGCTGCCTTTTGCCGATCTGAGCCGCGAGGGTGACAACGAGTATTTTTCCGACGGCCTGACCGAGGAATTGCTCAACGCACTGGCCAAGGTGCGTGCGCTCAAAGTGGCCGGACGCACTTCCTCGTTCGCATACAAGGGCCGGGACGTGGATCTGCGCGTCATCGGCGAGGAACTGGGGGTCGCGCACCTGTTGGAGGGCAGCGTCCGCAAGTCGGGCAACCGCCTGCGCATCACCGCGCAGCTGATCAAGGCGGAGGACGGCTACCACGTCTGGTCGGAAACCTACGACCGCGAACTGACCGACGTGTTCGCCATCCAGTCGGATATCGCCGGGCAGGTGGTCGAGGCGCTTGAGGTGACTCTGCTGGGCGAGGACGAGACCCGCATGCAGGCTGGCGGCACCACCAATGTCGAGGCGTACAACGACTACCTGCGCGGCCGGTACCTGCTCAACCAGGGGTCGCGCCAGGATACTCTGCAGGAAGCAGTGGCGGCCCTGGAGAGCGCGCTGCAGAAGGACCCGGAGTTCGCCGATGCCTGGTTCGCACTTGGTAACGCCTCCACCTTGCTGGTAGCCAACGGCTGGATTGGAGCAGAGGAAGGCTGGGCGCGAATCGAAGAGGCTGCGGTCCAGGCACGCCGGCATGCCCCGCAGATCGCCGCCGGCTACATGCTGGAGGGCTATCTGTTGGCCTACCGGGATCTGCAATGGACCGAGGCCCGGGCCCTGATGCGCCGCGCAGTGGAACTGGAGCCGGGCAATTCCACGATCAGTTTCAATTACGCCATCCTGTTGCGGGGCCTGCCGTATTACGACGAGGGCCTGGCGGCGATGCGTCGGGCTGTGCAGTTGGAGCCGACGAACCTGGTCAACCAGGTGTTTCTCGGCAACATGTTGATGACGGCCGGGAGGTACCCCGAAGCCAAGCCGGTACTGCAGCAGGTCCTGGCGGTCGATCCTGGGTTCAACCGGGCACATTACTACCTTGGTGTGTGCGAGTACCTCGAAGGCGACTATGCGGCGGCGTTGGCTCGTTTCGAGGCCGAGCCGCTGGGCTGGATGCATGTCACCGGGCGTGCGCTGGCGCTCTACAAGCTCGGACGTAAAGCAGAGGCCGATCAGGTCGAGGCAGAGCTGGTCGAGACTTTCGGGGACAGGGCAGCCTATCAGCAGGCCCAGGTGGCGGCGCAGCGAGGCGCGCTCGACCTGGCCTTTGAGTCGCTCGAGCGTGCGTTCGTCTCAGGTGACACCGGTGTGTCCCAGCTGCTGACCGATCCGCTGGTCGCGCCGTTGCATGACGACCCCCGTTACAAGGCCGCGCTGGAAAGAGTGAACCTGCTCCAGTTCCTGGGCCAGGCTGCACGGCCGGACCAATAGGTGCCGATCGAGCTTTTCAGCCCGCGAACCTTTACGAACCACGAGCCAAGCCCGGCCCTCTCACCTCGCGGCGAGCACGTGCCGACGGGCATGCCGCGGGTACCCAGCACGCGCTCCTGCGATTACACTGCGGCGGTTGCCCCCGCTGTGGGCGTGGCAGGATCCGGGAATGAATATCGACTTCAGCGTTTCGCCGGCGGCGGTATGGACACTGCTTGGCGTGCTCCTGATCCTGGCCGAGTTTGCCTTGCCCGGGGTGATCCTGGTGTTTTTCGGCATCGCGGCCCTGCTCATAGGGATCGCGCTCTGGTTCGGGGTCGGCATGACGCTCAACACGCAGATCCTGGTGTTCGGGCTGCTCGCGGTGGGCCTCCTGCTGGTGGCGCGCAAGCGCGTCAAGAGCTGGTTCCTGGGTAAGTCGGAGCTCGCGAGCGACGGCATCGAAGTGCTGGTGCCCGGCACCCCCGTTACGGCTCAAGAAGATTTCGTCGACGGGATCGGGGTGGTCACTTATCGCGGCGCCCGGTGGAACGCGGAATGCAGCGAACCGGTCGCCGGCGGCCAGCGCCTCTGGATCACCGGGCGCCGGGGACTGGTTCTGAACGTCAGCAGCGAACGCCCGGGCGAGTAGGCCGGGCCGGTTTTTTTTCAAGGGAGCATCCGCGTGGACAGCATCAACATCATGACACTCATATCACTGGTGTTTCTCGGCATCATCGTGGTGGCGCTGTTCAAGACTGCGCAAATCGTGCCGCAGCGCTCCGCCTACATCGTGGAGCGTCTCGGGCGTTATGCCCGCACGCTGGACGCCGGTTTCCATATCCTGATCCCGTTCATCGATCGCGTCGCCTACCGCCAGACGCTCAAGGAAGAGGCGATCGATGTGCCCCAGCAGCAGTGCATCACGCGCGACAACATCAGCGTGTCGGTGGACGGCGTGCTGTACCTGCAGGTCGTGGATCCGCACGCGGCCAGCTACGGCATCGCCAACTATCATTTCGCCACCGCCAGCCTGGCGCAGACCACGCTGCGTTCGGTGGTCGGCCAGATCGAGCTGGACAAGACGTTCGAGGAACGCTCCAAGATCAACGAAGAGGTGGTCAAGGCGCTGGATGAGGCCGCCAACCCCTGGGGCGTTAAAGTCCTGCGCTACGAGATCGCCGATATCGTGGTGCCCACCACGATCACCGATGCGCTCGAGCAACAGATGCGCGCGGAACGCGAACGGCGCGCGGTGGTGGCACGCTCAGAGGGCCAGCGCCAGGAGCAGATCAACGTCTCCGAAGGCGAGAAGATCCAGATCATCAACATTTCCGAAGCCCAGAAACAGAAGCAGATCAACGAGGCCGAGGGCAAGGCGCGCGAGATCCAGATGCTTGCCGACGCCACGGCGCTCGGCATCGAGCGTATTGCCACCGCGATCAACATCCCCGGTGGGCGCGAGGCCGTGAGCCTGCGCATCGCCGAGCAGTATGTCCGCGAGTTCGGCAACCTCGCGAAGACCAACAACACCATGATCCTGCCGGCCGAGCTGAGCAACATCGGTGGCGCGGTGGCGGGATTGGCGGAAGTGTTGAATACGGCGCGGGCCGGACGGGAATAGACCACGAGAACGGTACCGCCCCGCTAGCGCCTGTAACCGGGCGTTCGCACAGCGCATGAGAATGTCGCCCGCGATCGAAATCGCGGTTTCGCACCAGAAGAATGTTTTTTCGACCCGGATGAGGGAAAAATCTCCTTCCTGACGATAGACGGTATGAACCCGAAGAATTGCGCAATTCCCAGGAGATCTACCGTTGATGAAGACGACCCCCAGCTTTCACCGCGCCGGTCGGCAAGGAGGCCCGGCCAGGTTCCTGTCTTTGCCCGTGATTCTAGTGGCGCTGTGCTGGCTCGCTCCCGCCGCGGCGCAGGACATGGTCGAGGCGGCGCTCGATGCCGCGGGCGTACCCAAGGTCGGGGCGTTCCTGCCTAACCAGTACGACGTGGCGCGCACTGAGCCGTTGCCGATCGACGGCGTGTGGCGGGTCAACACGATCAACAAGAAGATCCGCATCGAACAGGGCCGGGCGTATGCGATCGACCCCTGGCGGCACCTGTTCGTGCTGCAGATCAGCCCGGGCATGGTGGTCATGCAGGATTTCCGGCGCACCGGGGCCGGGGTCTACACGGCTGAGGACCTGCCGTTGCTGGGGCCGGCGACCCTGACACTGAACCGCGAGGGCCACCTCGACGTCTCGGTGCAGGGCAAGCTCGGGCCGGCGCGTTACCAGTTGATCCGGCTGGACGCCCAGTACCCTGATGCCCTGTCCCATGAACTCAGCGCGATGGCCGGCGGCGCAGCCCCACCGTCATTCGCGCCGCCGCCCGTGGCGCCGCTGCCGGGCATGGCTCCGCAGCCCGCAGCGCCCGCGGCGCCCGTGTACCCGGTCCAGCCCGGCGCCGGCGCCGCGCCAGGCCAGCCGTTACCCGGCATGCCGGTCACGGCCCCGATGCCGGTACCTGCGCCTGCGCCTGTCCAGCAGCCGGCGCCGCCGCCGGCATGGACACCGCCCCCTGTGGCGGCGCCCCCTGGCACCCCGCCGGCACCCGTACCGGAAAACTGCACGCCGATCGGCATCGATCCCGACACCGGCCTGACGATCTGCGCATGATCCGGGGCACATTGCTCGCGAGCCTGCTCGCCATGACGGCCTCGGTGGGCGCGCAGGACTTCGGCCGTGCGCCGGCCGACGTGTTCGCCGGGTGTGACGAGCCGGCCCTGGCCACCGCACCGGACGCTGCGCCCCAGCCGCCGGTCGGCGCTGCCGCGCCACGCGTGGACCGCATCACCCAGCGTTCATTCGCGAGCCTGAGTCTCGATGAACTCGATTCCGGGGTGCCCGAGGAAATGGCCTCGTTGTGCTGGGCGCGCCTCGACGGCGTGTGGCGCGAGACCGGCACGATCACGCTCGACCGCTCGCGTGACGACCCCGGCATCTGGGGCAGCGACTCCCCGGAGCTGGTGTCGATGGCCAACGGCAACTACACCACGCCGCGCTTTCTCGTCGTCGTCGAGACGGCCGACCCGGCGACAGGGCTGCATCTCGCGACCGGGATCGAGGAGACGCCGTTCGTGCGCTTCGTCAGTAACGACGGCCTCGCCCTGCGCGACGTCCTGCAGCGGCTTGGCCCGGTGAAGACCTATCGTGCGACCGCGCCGTTTCCCTACGGTACGACACTCACCTTGGACGTGACGCGCAGCGGCAGCGTGCGCCTGACGCTGGACGGCGCCATGTTCGTGCGGCCGGAGCCGAGCGCCTCGCGCGCCGGGGCCGACAGCCGCGTCCGCATCGACGATTCCTGGCTGTTGAGCGCTTACCTGATGAACGTCGCTGCCAACCGTCGTGGCTACGACATCGTGACCCAGGACCCGTTTCTCCTGCTGCAGAACCACAAGGAGGAGATCCTGGCCCCGGTGGACCCCACCATGTACTCGATCACCGAGGGTCGCACGGTGCCGGTGGGGCTCACCCTGATCCAGGACGGCCAGCAGGGCACGGTGTATCGCAGGACCCTCGTCGCCAGCGAGACCGAGCTGCAGCAGACCAGCACCCACACCTTCGGCAACAGTTTCAGCGCCAACGTCCCTTCGACCAAGATCCCCGGCGTGAGCGTGTTCGAGGCGAGCGCCGGCTACGAGTCGACGCGTGCGTCCATGTCGGGCATGCAGGAAAGCAAGTCCGTCGCGCAGGCCGCCGCCTATTCGCGCCACAAGCAGTACGCGCTGGTGCTGGACCACCCCTACATCACGCTGTCCAGCGCGTTCATCGACGCGGTGGAAGACGCGCGGCGCTTCCATCGCTACCAGTCGTTGATCGATCGCTTCGGCACCCATTACCCCTACGCCGTCACCTACGGCGCCAGCGCCAAGATGACGCAGATGTTCACCGAGGAGTCGTACGCGCAGCAGGAGCGCAGCGAAGAGGGCTTCAGCGAATTCGGCGGCGCCAAGGTGTTCGGCAATGGCGGGTCCGCACACCACAGCCAGCTTGCAGGCACCCAGACCGGATCCCGCGGTACGGTCGGCAACGAGGGTGCGACCTTCGTGGCGGTCGGCGGCAATGGCTCCTGGGACCAGGGCGGCTACAGCGCCGGCGGCACGCCTTACCCGATCTTGCTCGACCTGCGCCCGATCTACGAACTGCTCAACCCGATGAATTTTCCGGGCGAGCCCGAGGTGTACCAGAGCGTGCGCGAGAACCTCAAGCGCGCGGTCGTGGCCTACCTGGAACACAACACCACTGCGCTCAGCGCCGACTCGATGCTGCCGAAAGTCGAGCCGCTGCCGCCGCCTGCGCCGCCCCCGAAGCGGCAGGTACGCAGCAAGGTGTTCAAGGACCCGCTGGTCGGCGGGCGTTGGCTGGACCTGTGCTATGCCCATGGCAGCTGCCGCACGCAACAGGCGCTGAACGCCTTCTGCCGCCTGCAGGGCTACAAGACCGGCAGCCGCCAGCGCAACAGCAAGTCGAAGCTGGGGCACGTGAACGTGCGCATCGGCGACAACAGCAAGTGTACGTCAACCGGCCTCGGCAACTGCCACCGCATCACTCAATTGACGTGCAGGGATTGAACAGGCCTCAACGATCATCGGCCGCAACATGCGGTCCCAGGAGTCGCAACGTGAAGAAATTACTTAGAAAAGGGACGCTGGCATTGCTGGCCTGCAGCCTGTGGATTGGGGCGGGCACCGTCGCGCAAGCCTACGAGCCGGATGTCATGGTGTTCGATGGCGAAGTATCGCTGGACTTCCCGCCGTCGCCGCGCCTGGCGCTCGCCACCGGCGGAACGCTGGAATTCTGGGTGGCGCCTGACTGGACCGCTGATCCGGGCTACGACCCGGTGATCATCACCAGCGCGGGTCCCGAGGGCCCGGCGTACCTCGTGGCCATGCTGCGGGAGCGGGACGGCATCGCGTTTGCCGCCGGGGACGAGGAGGCGGTGTTCCTGTTCGACTTCACTGATGGCCAGCTGCACCACGTGGCGATCAGCCAGTATGCCGACGGCGTCGAGGTCTACATCGACGGCCGCCAGGTCGGCAGCGAGCCGATCATGGCGCTGGACCTGCCGGTGACGGGAGTGTGGCTCGGGTCGATCGACGGCGAGAACAATACTTTCCGCGGTGTGCTGGCCGGGCTGCGGATGTGGCAGGAGGTGGTGCCCCGCGAGACGCTGGTGGCCTTCGCCCTGAAGGACATCTTCGAGAATGAGCATCCACAGCTCGACGCGCTCGCCGCGATGAGCGACTTCAACACGGCTGCATTGCTGCTGGTCGAGTGAGGAGGTACGCCATGAGAGACC
Encoded here:
- a CDS encoding MAC/perforin domain-containing protein gives rise to the protein MIRGTLLASLLAMTASVGAQDFGRAPADVFAGCDEPALATAPDAAPQPPVGAAAPRVDRITQRSFASLSLDELDSGVPEEMASLCWARLDGVWRETGTITLDRSRDDPGIWGSDSPELVSMANGNYTTPRFLVVVETADPATGLHLATGIEETPFVRFVSNDGLALRDVLQRLGPVKTYRATAPFPYGTTLTLDVTRSGSVRLTLDGAMFVRPEPSASRAGADSRVRIDDSWLLSAYLMNVAANRRGYDIVTQDPFLLLQNHKEEILAPVDPTMYSITEGRTVPVGLTLIQDGQQGTVYRRTLVASETELQQTSTHTFGNSFSANVPSTKIPGVSVFEASAGYESTRASMSGMQESKSVAQAAAYSRHKQYALVLDHPYITLSSAFIDAVEDARRFHRYQSLIDRFGTHYPYAVTYGASAKMTQMFTEESYAQQERSEEGFSEFGGAKVFGNGGSAHHSQLAGTQTGSRGTVGNEGATFVAVGGNGSWDQGGYSAGGTPYPILLDLRPIYELLNPMNFPGEPEVYQSVRENLKRAVVAYLEHNTTALSADSMLPKVEPLPPPAPPPKRQVRSKVFKDPLVGGRWLDLCYAHGSCRTQQALNAFCRLQGYKTGSRQRNSKSKLGHVNVRIGDNSKCTSTGLGNCHRITQLTCRD
- a CDS encoding amidoligase family protein; the encoded protein is MEDDENRHPFRDWEPPLPPARETATGEARRVGVELEMIGPGVSDVSAIVADQVGGRCEKKSPYEHIVHGDEAGEWRVELDWEYLKRKGREEAPDTDLAAFVDETAERLVRAGAETIVPVEVISPPLPMRRLADLQSLIVRLRDAGARGTGAGISYAFGLQLNPELPSLDARTIASYLKAFFCLYEWLEKRSAPDFTRKLTRFTAPFPAAYVRKTIDPEYWPPQDRLIDDYLADNPTRNRALDMLPLFLHLDEARVRAVVEDPRVKPRPTLHYRLPNCEIDEPGWGIHIPWGDWLKVERLATDRDRLERICRAYARWLDKPMRHLFENWAREVESWLGEKAGR
- a CDS encoding gamma-glutamyl-gamma-aminobutyrate hydrolase family protein (Members of this family of hydrolases with an active site Cys residue belong to MEROPS family C26.), with amino-acid sequence MARREGRPVIGVTGPRRGAWGPRVCVHLALLMAGGRALHLRPGDKLSTRTLDGVIVTGGHDVEPVLYKAEAEVEGRYDSERDAFESEIIDCALSDGTPLLGICRGAQLLNVRLGGTLFQDLHRRRHKTSKRRTLLPLKTLCVEDGTKLAGILGRAELKINSLHNQSIDRVGEGLRVCGRDIDEIVQAVENPERRFLMGVQWHPEFLIYLSRQRRLFRTLVAAARDYRSGVKPG
- a CDS encoding stomatin-like protein, with translation MDSINIMTLISLVFLGIIVVALFKTAQIVPQRSAYIVERLGRYARTLDAGFHILIPFIDRVAYRQTLKEEAIDVPQQQCITRDNISVSVDGVLYLQVVDPHAASYGIANYHFATASLAQTTLRSVVGQIELDKTFEERSKINEEVVKALDEAANPWGVKVLRYEIADIVVPTTITDALEQQMRAERERRAVVARSEGQRQEQINVSEGEKIQIINISEAQKQKQINEAEGKAREIQMLADATALGIERIATAINIPGGREAVSLRIAEQYVREFGNLAKTNNTMILPAELSNIGGAVAGLAEVLNTARAGRE
- a CDS encoding NfeD family protein, whose protein sequence is MNIDFSVSPAAVWTLLGVLLILAEFALPGVILVFFGIAALLIGIALWFGVGMTLNTQILVFGLLAVGLLLVARKRVKSWFLGKSELASDGIEVLVPGTPVTAQEDFVDGIGVVTYRGARWNAECSEPVAGGQRLWITGRRGLVLNVSSERPGE
- a CDS encoding YqaA family protein is translated as MSVYVGLFLTSFFAATLLPAYSEILFGGLLIQGYDPLALWLWASTGNTLGSAVNWALARFFLRYKDRRWFPFRETKLARAQQWFQRYGVWSLLMAWAPIGGDALTFVAGLMRVRFWLFLVLVAIGKGTRYAVVLWLVFAAQQTAA
- a CDS encoding tetratricopeptide repeat protein, with the translated sequence MTLLAELKRRNVIRVAILYVVTAWLLLQAADVGMSALGLPEWTGRMVLLLLGLGFPVALVFSWIYELTPEGLRRDSEIDAPGALSGRTGHKLNVAIVVLLLIAIGLGLADRLASPGTGSAEGLDGDVDTPADTAAGTVARTYVSTVVDAPVRSQASDSSIAVLPFADLSREGDNEYFSDGLTEELLNALAKVRALKVAGRTSSFAYKGRDVDLRVIGEELGVAHLLEGSVRKSGNRLRITAQLIKAEDGYHVWSETYDRELTDVFAIQSDIAGQVVEALEVTLLGEDETRMQAGGTTNVEAYNDYLRGRYLLNQGSRQDTLQEAVAALESALQKDPEFADAWFALGNASTLLVANGWIGAEEGWARIEEAAVQARRHAPQIAAGYMLEGYLLAYRDLQWTEARALMRRAVELEPGNSTISFNYAILLRGLPYYDEGLAAMRRAVQLEPTNLVNQVFLGNMLMTAGRYPEAKPVLQQVLAVDPGFNRAHYYLGVCEYLEGDYAAALARFEAEPLGWMHVTGRALALYKLGRKAEADQVEAELVETFGDRAAYQQAQVAAQRGALDLAFESLERAFVSGDTGVSQLLTDPLVAPLHDDPRYKAALERVNLLQFLGQAARPDQ
- a CDS encoding LamG domain-containing protein, which gives rise to MKKLLRKGTLALLACSLWIGAGTVAQAYEPDVMVFDGEVSLDFPPSPRLALATGGTLEFWVAPDWTADPGYDPVIITSAGPEGPAYLVAMLRERDGIAFAAGDEEAVFLFDFTDGQLHHVAISQYADGVEVYIDGRQVGSEPIMALDLPVTGVWLGSIDGENNTFRGVLAGLRMWQEVVPRETLVAFALKDIFENEHPQLDALAAMSDFNTAALLLVE